From Desulfatiglans anilini DSM 4660, one genomic window encodes:
- a CDS encoding 7-cyano-7-deazaguanine synthase, whose product MQDKRYIICGNAPTDGIEENPDRDLRLRLWGKDGPDKITLRIEDIHKKMSKDVPDSFQDLLEIATYVYSADQAIPRGADDVDSFGHGWRRDLHFIIPVRKPDFWNGDDIHQALRSTLGFLSDDNYHFEFVKLKEAQAFQGYLKFDDDGRLFGYPEQVVMFSGGLDSLAGAIDEVLNEKHKVVLVTHKSTPKLNTRHRRLEKMIADKAGENAPLHIGVRVNKNKGLNYEYTQRSRSFLYVSIGATIAKMLNLKSVRFYENGVISLNLPVCAQVVGGRATRTTHPRVIRGFQEIISLVAGEPFTIENPYIWKTKAGVIEVITKAGCQDMIAASTTCTHTWEMTNHHTHCGTCSQCIDRRFAMIAAKADQHDPVEAYKADIFTQSRSKDEDKIMAAAYLERANQVRDQDDITQFIARFSEVSRVFRYLNGNPGSVAQKVYDLYKRHAKEVCEAMDTMVARNITAIRQRTLPGDCLLRTVYESGSVISVPAIPVEQKQPDNYFRKRGGVWAARFNGNAEVLVTGVDKGAEYINFLLARPNKETSVYEIVCGFAINTCNTFLNSDETEDGFQVTQGVPLGDTGFVADRKAIEQYREAAHDLLREIEDARAENNDAEIQRLEEEMAKVTTAINEAVGLGGKLRKSNDKRKNVRDAFRNAVNRAIKYLEKYDKPLAAHLKESIKCGNEPVYRTEEEIVWEVRPIVNE is encoded by the coding sequence ATGCAAGATAAACGATATATCATCTGTGGGAACGCACCGACTGATGGGATTGAAGAAAATCCTGACCGTGATCTGCGCCTGCGTCTTTGGGGTAAGGATGGGCCGGACAAGATCACCCTACGCATTGAAGACATCCACAAAAAGATGAGCAAGGACGTGCCTGATTCTTTCCAGGATCTGCTCGAAATCGCCACCTACGTTTACAGTGCCGATCAGGCCATCCCACGAGGGGCCGACGACGTCGATTCTTTTGGCCATGGCTGGCGCAGGGATCTGCACTTCATCATCCCGGTGCGGAAGCCAGATTTTTGGAACGGAGACGATATCCACCAGGCGCTGCGCTCCACGCTTGGTTTCTTGTCTGATGACAACTATCACTTCGAGTTCGTCAAACTGAAAGAGGCTCAGGCATTCCAGGGATATCTGAAATTTGATGATGACGGACGGCTCTTCGGCTATCCGGAACAGGTAGTGATGTTTTCAGGTGGGCTGGACTCGCTGGCGGGAGCCATCGATGAAGTTCTGAATGAAAAACACAAGGTCGTCCTTGTTACCCACAAGTCGACACCGAAGCTCAACACGCGCCACCGGCGACTGGAAAAGATGATTGCCGACAAGGCTGGGGAAAACGCCCCGCTACACATCGGCGTCCGGGTCAACAAGAACAAGGGGCTGAACTACGAGTACACCCAGCGCAGCCGATCCTTCCTCTATGTGTCTATCGGGGCGACCATCGCAAAAATGCTCAATCTGAAAAGCGTCCGTTTTTACGAAAACGGGGTCATCAGTTTGAATCTGCCGGTCTGCGCTCAGGTAGTCGGAGGCCGGGCAACACGCACCACCCACCCCAGGGTGATCCGAGGCTTTCAGGAAATCATCAGCCTGGTGGCTGGCGAACCGTTCACGATTGAGAATCCCTACATCTGGAAAACCAAGGCCGGTGTTATCGAGGTGATCACCAAGGCCGGATGCCAGGACATGATCGCGGCATCGACCACCTGCACCCATACCTGGGAGATGACCAATCACCATACGCATTGCGGAACGTGTTCGCAGTGCATCGACAGGCGTTTTGCCATGATTGCGGCAAAAGCGGATCAGCATGACCCCGTGGAAGCCTATAAGGCCGATATCTTCACCCAAAGCAGAAGCAAGGACGAGGACAAGATCATGGCTGCCGCGTACCTGGAGCGAGCCAACCAGGTCCGTGATCAGGATGACATCACCCAGTTTATCGCTCGATTCAGCGAGGTCAGTCGGGTCTTCCGCTACTTGAATGGGAACCCCGGAAGCGTGGCCCAGAAGGTCTATGACCTTTACAAACGCCACGCCAAGGAGGTCTGCGAAGCGATGGACACCATGGTCGCCCGCAACATCACGGCCATCCGTCAGCGCACCTTGCCGGGAGACTGCTTGCTTCGGACGGTCTATGAATCGGGATCGGTGATCTCTGTCCCAGCTATTCCGGTCGAGCAGAAGCAGCCGGACAACTACTTCAGGAAGCGCGGGGGTGTCTGGGCCGCACGCTTTAACGGCAATGCCGAGGTGCTCGTGACGGGTGTCGACAAAGGAGCCGAGTACATCAACTTCCTTCTGGCGAGGCCCAACAAGGAAACCTCGGTCTACGAGATCGTCTGCGGGTTCGCCATCAATACCTGCAACACGTTTCTGAACTCTGATGAAACCGAAGACGGTTTTCAGGTCACCCAGGGGGTTCCGTTGGGCGATACCGGCTTCGTCGCCGACCGCAAGGCTATCGAGCAGTACCGGGAGGCGGCTCACGATCTTCTTCGAGAAATTGAAGACGCACGAGCAGAAAACAACGATGCCGAGATTCAGCGGCTTGAAGAAGAAATGGCAAAGGTGACCACAGCGATCAACGAGGCTGTTGGCTTGGGTGGCAAACTCCGGAAATCCAACGACAAGCGAAAGAACGTCCGTGACGCCTTCCGGAACGCCGTAAACCGGGCCATCAAGTATCTTGAGAAGTACGACAAGCCGCTGGCTGCCCACCTGAAGGAATCCATCAAGTGCGGCAACGAACCGGTCTACCGGACCGAAGAGGAGATCGTTTGGGAGGTCCGTCCGATAGTCAACGAATGA
- a CDS encoding sigma-70 family RNA polymerase sigma factor, whose protein sequence is MVSQNSYDGIDKYAADLIRHKARQLVGKAGFTEDDRPDLEQELMIDLLQRMRHFNPAKAKKTTFMARIVERHISTILEARFAQCRDWRLCQTSLNEPLDNCEGDTTERIDFLDSEGSLGSGTRETRERLAHEIRMDLDRAIASLPEELRDLCVRLHDSTMAEIAREMGIPRTTLYDRLSKLREAFIEAGLTDYL, encoded by the coding sequence ATGGTTTCACAGAATTCTTACGACGGCATCGACAAGTATGCCGCCGACCTGATTCGGCACAAAGCACGTCAACTCGTAGGCAAGGCCGGATTCACCGAGGACGACAGACCCGACCTCGAACAGGAACTGATGATCGATCTGCTGCAGCGGATGCGGCATTTCAATCCAGCCAAGGCCAAGAAGACCACCTTCATGGCCCGAATCGTCGAACGTCACATCTCCACCATCCTGGAGGCCCGTTTCGCCCAATGCCGGGACTGGCGGCTCTGCCAAACCTCACTCAACGAACCCCTCGACAACTGCGAAGGCGACACCACCGAACGGATCGACTTCCTGGACAGCGAGGGCTCCCTGGGAAGCGGCACCCGCGAGACAAGGGAGCGTCTCGCCCATGAGATCCGCATGGATCTCGACCGGGCCATCGCCTCGCTACCGGAGGAGCTCCGGGATCTGTGCGTGCGCCTACACGACAGCACCATGGCCGAAATCGCCCGGGAAATGGGCATTCCCAGAACCACCCTCTACGACCGGCTGAGCAAGCTGCGGGAGGCGTTCATCGAGGCTGGCCTGACGGACTACCTGTGA
- a CDS encoding PD-(D/E)XK nuclease family protein — MSELMTTTYSMWRLFRNCRMACKWRYIDELVPLERDPNLAFGSVIHDCLECWHGERDLAKVLDHIDRTYPNRAQDDHQQADWHLARAMMSAYAEHYPAEEFEVVALEKTFEGPIVNPATGATSRSFILAGKVDGIVRQDGQYFLLEHKTASQIDASYLERLWTDFQIILYAWYLEQTLGITVSGIIYNVLVKAKLRQGKGETEAEFEARRAELIAKSKTGKSSAKRKLPEDDDTFQQRLQEKYLEPGMFHREVLYISRDQFEELRAELWELSKAMLDARRRNIFYRNTSYCFQYGRPCAYFQLCRSGGNPNVIENHFQRIAPHEELRDGAGEDAAPVF, encoded by the coding sequence ATGAGCGAGCTGATGACCACCACCTATTCCATGTGGCGGCTGTTCCGCAACTGCCGCATGGCCTGCAAGTGGCGCTATATCGACGAGCTGGTACCACTCGAGCGCGACCCCAATCTGGCCTTCGGCTCGGTCATTCACGACTGCCTGGAGTGCTGGCACGGCGAGCGGGATCTGGCCAAGGTCCTCGACCACATCGACCGGACATATCCGAACCGGGCGCAGGACGATCATCAACAGGCCGACTGGCATCTCGCCCGAGCCATGATGAGCGCCTATGCGGAACACTACCCGGCCGAAGAATTCGAGGTCGTCGCGCTCGAAAAGACCTTCGAAGGTCCCATCGTCAACCCGGCGACAGGCGCGACCTCGCGCAGTTTCATTCTCGCCGGAAAGGTGGACGGCATCGTCCGTCAAGATGGTCAGTATTTCCTGCTGGAACACAAAACCGCTTCACAGATCGACGCCAGCTACCTGGAGCGGCTGTGGACCGATTTCCAGATCATCCTCTACGCCTGGTACCTGGAGCAGACCCTCGGCATCACGGTCAGCGGCATCATCTACAACGTTCTGGTCAAGGCCAAGCTGCGCCAGGGCAAGGGTGAGACCGAGGCCGAATTCGAGGCCCGCCGGGCGGAGCTGATCGCCAAGTCGAAAACCGGCAAGAGCAGCGCCAAGCGCAAGCTGCCGGAGGACGACGACACCTTCCAGCAGCGGCTCCAGGAGAAGTACCTCGAGCCGGGCATGTTCCATCGCGAGGTGCTCTACATCTCCCGCGACCAGTTCGAGGAACTGCGGGCGGAGCTGTGGGAGCTCTCCAAGGCCATGCTCGACGCCCGTCGGCGCAACATCTTCTACCGCAACACCAGCTACTGCTTCCAGTACGGAAGGCCCTGCGCCTACTTCCAGCTCTGCCGCTCGGGCGGCAACCCCAACGTCATTGAAAACCATTTCCAACGGATCGCCCCGCACGAAGAGCTGCGGGACGGAGCCGGTGAAGACGCCGCTCCGGTGTTTTGA
- a CDS encoding ATP-binding protein, producing MLPKTKSKPKHTLSDLTALVYGPSKIGKSTWCSKADDALFLATEPGLNALEVFQTPITCWDDLLQACAEIAEGKHEFKTIVVDTVDNAYKMCSDYVCKKFKIEHESDLGYGKGYALINNEFQRVINKLAFLPYGLILISHSQERDIETRTGKHTRIVPTLPEKARKLVTGLVDLILFCDLDMKTGEDGKPVWQRVMRTKPSPNYDAGDRTGRLPEVIPLDFSSFMKAFNNTAAGAAASAARPKPEPTASAAAKPQQ from the coding sequence ATGCTTCCCAAGACCAAAAGCAAACCCAAACACACGCTCTCGGACCTCACCGCCCTGGTGTACGGCCCGAGCAAGATCGGCAAGAGCACCTGGTGCTCCAAGGCCGATGACGCACTGTTCCTGGCGACCGAGCCGGGCCTGAACGCCCTGGAGGTGTTCCAGACCCCGATCACCTGCTGGGACGACCTTCTGCAGGCCTGCGCGGAAATCGCCGAGGGCAAGCACGAGTTCAAGACCATCGTCGTCGACACGGTGGATAACGCCTACAAGATGTGCTCGGACTATGTCTGCAAGAAATTCAAGATCGAGCACGAGTCCGACCTGGGCTACGGCAAAGGCTACGCGCTGATCAACAACGAGTTCCAGCGCGTCATCAACAAGCTCGCCTTCCTGCCCTATGGGCTGATCCTGATCTCCCACTCCCAGGAGCGGGACATCGAGACCCGGACCGGCAAACACACCCGCATCGTGCCGACGCTTCCGGAGAAGGCGCGGAAGCTGGTCACCGGTCTGGTGGACCTGATCCTGTTCTGCGACCTGGACATGAAAACCGGCGAGGACGGCAAGCCGGTATGGCAGCGCGTGATGCGCACCAAGCCCAGTCCCAACTACGACGCCGGTGACCGCACCGGTCGCCTCCCCGAAGTCATCCCCCTCGATTTTTCGAGCTTCATGAAAGCCTTCAACAACACGGCAGCCGGAGCTGCGGCGAGTGCCGCCCGGCCGAAGCCGGAGCCGACCGCGAGTGCGGCGGCGAAACCTCAACAGTAA
- a CDS encoding DUF669 domain-containing protein has translation MEHYENQSNSNLDLAQFDDAFETAEVEEREFEAVPDGKYQVNVDRVELTRAQTSGNPMLKWTLRILAPTHKGRLLWRNNVMASNENIKWLKQDLYTCGLQLQKLSDLPGHLEQLLNIKLEVTKRTRGENENIYFNRRIVMADDAGAPGAAMDDMIPF, from the coding sequence ATGGAACACTACGAAAACCAGTCCAACAGCAACCTCGACCTGGCGCAGTTCGACGACGCCTTCGAAACCGCCGAAGTCGAGGAACGCGAGTTCGAGGCCGTCCCCGACGGCAAGTACCAGGTCAACGTCGACCGGGTCGAATTGACCCGCGCCCAGACCTCGGGAAACCCCATGCTCAAGTGGACCCTGCGCATTCTCGCGCCGACCCACAAGGGCCGTCTGCTTTGGCGCAACAACGTCATGGCCAGCAACGAGAACATCAAGTGGCTCAAGCAGGACCTCTACACCTGCGGGCTGCAGCTTCAGAAGCTCTCCGATCTGCCGGGCCACCTCGAGCAGCTTCTCAACATCAAGCTGGAGGTGACCAAGCGCACTCGCGGTGAAAACGAGAACATTTACTTCAACCGTCGCATTGTCATGGCCGACGATGCCGGGGCTCCCGGCGCGGCGATGGACGACATGATCCCGTTCTGA
- a CDS encoding ERCC4 domain-containing protein — MMDRITVVVDTREQEPYSFDSDKVSAVRKALPAGDYSLVGLEERVAVERKSLTDFVSTVIRGRKRFHRELEKLSAYESACVVVECNFRDLVDGRYRSDAHPHALIGTVASIVVDFGVPVYFCSDRQAACRFVEEYLTRFHRRIARCQKEMRVTRRDSGEE, encoded by the coding sequence ATGATGGACCGGATCACCGTTGTCGTCGACACCCGCGAACAGGAGCCCTACAGCTTCGATAGCGACAAGGTTTCGGCGGTTCGCAAGGCGCTGCCCGCCGGTGATTACTCGCTGGTCGGCCTCGAGGAACGGGTGGCGGTGGAGCGCAAATCCCTGACGGATTTCGTCTCCACCGTCATCCGGGGGCGAAAGCGGTTTCACCGCGAGCTGGAAAAGCTCTCAGCCTACGAGTCCGCCTGCGTGGTTGTCGAATGCAACTTTCGCGATCTGGTCGATGGCCGCTACCGCAGCGATGCCCACCCGCATGCGCTGATCGGAACGGTCGCCTCCATCGTCGTCGACTTCGGTGTCCCCGTCTACTTCTGCTCGGACCGGCAGGCCGCCTGCCGTTTTGTCGAGGAGTACCTGACACGTTTTCACCGGAGGATCGCGAGATGCCAAAAAGAAATGAGAGTAACCCGGCGCGACTCCGGGGAAGAATAG
- the recD2 gene encoding SF1B family DNA helicase RecD2, which produces MPKRNESNPARLRGRIERVYYAGPKFSAGRLLTPTGEEVQFAGNLFARENQPVVLLGSWATHPKYGRQFKVDGMEHDLELDPEGLIHYLANHPEIKGIGPAKARLIVESFGDAFEETLLNDPERIALKARLPLNAARRLRDEWLKNRSVNAVMAWLSAFGLTHHQVTTLVERLGGNCLDILKEDPYILIREIRGFGFKKVDKIARKLGTPKDHTPRIRAGLNFCVREALDNGHCWIEYEDLVDQANLLLVMDALDSRVRIESALDALIEEQALSCDSHGGRFVVALPEIVRMERELAALFGQAETPNPHFQSVKKLDALIRRCASTLNDKQLEAVRSALQHSISLISGGAGSGKSYTISVINTICEESDLEVVLAAPTGKAAKRLEEVSGRSGTTIHRLLGYDGKGFSRSKENPIDADVLVVDEFSMVDVPLAWHLFEAVDLSRTTVLLVGDHNQLPPVGPGNILRDLIQTRAIPTVILDKVVRQAGVLKENCTAVLKGEMRKTSEASVGGCRDWYLVDQFTDPMAARSFLLELFQERLDALGFDIIKDVQVLTPTHKGPLGTKELNEELQRLIQRKLWNTEVPPVAMGRRAPFLKHDKVIQTRNNYDLNVMNGAIGYVVDVLANGTLVIDFDGMPVELEKGSPDLQDLQLAYALTIHKTQGSEFPCAVVVVHKAHSFMHHRNLLYTGVTRARRTAIVLGDHWGIQNCAKRCQVDDRRTFLPLFLDAAQHADADFARVAEAE; this is translated from the coding sequence ATGCCAAAAAGAAATGAGAGTAACCCGGCGCGACTCCGGGGAAGAATAGAGCGCGTTTACTATGCCGGACCCAAGTTCTCCGCAGGCCGACTGCTCACCCCGACCGGTGAGGAAGTCCAGTTCGCGGGCAATTTGTTCGCCCGGGAAAATCAGCCTGTGGTCCTGCTCGGGTCGTGGGCCACCCATCCCAAATACGGCCGTCAGTTCAAGGTCGACGGGATGGAGCACGACCTCGAACTCGATCCGGAGGGGCTGATCCACTATCTGGCCAACCATCCGGAGATCAAGGGCATTGGTCCGGCTAAGGCCAGATTGATCGTCGAGAGTTTCGGCGACGCCTTTGAAGAAACCCTTCTGAATGACCCCGAGCGCATCGCGCTCAAAGCCCGGCTGCCCTTGAATGCTGCCCGGCGGCTGCGTGACGAATGGTTGAAGAACCGCAGCGTCAACGCCGTCATGGCATGGTTGTCGGCATTCGGACTGACCCATCATCAGGTCACCACTCTGGTCGAAAGACTGGGCGGCAACTGCCTCGATATTCTGAAGGAAGACCCGTATATCCTCATTCGGGAGATCCGGGGATTCGGCTTCAAGAAGGTCGACAAGATCGCCCGCAAGCTTGGCACCCCCAAGGACCACACCCCTCGTATCCGGGCCGGGTTGAATTTCTGCGTCCGTGAAGCCCTGGACAATGGTCACTGCTGGATCGAATACGAGGATCTGGTCGACCAGGCCAATCTGCTGCTGGTCATGGATGCCCTGGACAGCCGGGTCCGTATCGAGAGCGCCCTCGACGCGCTCATCGAAGAACAGGCGCTTTCCTGCGATTCCCACGGCGGACGTTTCGTGGTCGCTCTGCCGGAGATCGTCCGCATGGAGCGGGAGCTGGCCGCGCTGTTCGGCCAGGCCGAAACACCCAACCCGCATTTCCAGTCCGTCAAGAAACTCGATGCCCTGATTCGGCGCTGCGCATCAACGCTGAACGATAAGCAGCTCGAAGCGGTGCGCTCGGCCCTCCAGCACAGCATCAGCCTGATTTCGGGTGGAGCCGGTTCGGGCAAGAGCTACACCATTTCGGTCATCAACACCATCTGCGAGGAGAGCGATCTGGAGGTCGTGCTCGCCGCGCCGACCGGCAAGGCGGCCAAGCGCCTGGAGGAAGTCAGCGGTCGCAGCGGCACCACCATCCACCGTCTGCTCGGCTATGACGGCAAGGGTTTCTCGCGTAGCAAGGAGAACCCCATCGATGCCGATGTCCTGGTGGTCGACGAGTTTTCGATGGTCGATGTGCCGTTGGCTTGGCACCTGTTCGAGGCGGTCGATCTGTCGCGGACCACGGTGCTGCTGGTCGGGGACCACAACCAGCTTCCGCCGGTGGGACCAGGGAACATCCTGCGCGATCTGATCCAGACACGCGCCATCCCCACGGTCATCCTCGACAAGGTCGTGCGCCAGGCTGGCGTCCTCAAGGAGAACTGCACCGCCGTTCTCAAGGGCGAGATGCGCAAGACCAGCGAGGCGTCGGTGGGCGGATGTCGGGATTGGTATCTGGTGGATCAGTTCACCGACCCGATGGCGGCACGCTCGTTCCTGCTGGAGTTGTTTCAGGAGCGGCTCGATGCCTTGGGTTTCGACATCATCAAGGACGTGCAGGTGCTGACGCCGACCCACAAGGGGCCGCTCGGCACCAAGGAATTGAACGAGGAACTGCAGAGGCTCATCCAGCGCAAGCTCTGGAACACCGAGGTGCCGCCGGTCGCCATGGGCCGCCGCGCTCCGTTTCTCAAGCACGACAAGGTCATCCAGACCAGGAACAACTACGACCTGAACGTGATGAACGGTGCCATCGGCTATGTGGTCGATGTCCTCGCGAACGGCACTCTGGTCATCGACTTTGACGGCATGCCGGTGGAACTGGAGAAAGGGTCGCCCGACCTGCAGGACCTGCAACTCGCCTATGCGCTCACCATCCACAAAACTCAGGGTTCCGAGTTCCCCTGCGCCGTGGTGGTGGTTCACAAGGCGCATTCCTTCATGCACCACCGCAATCTGCTCTACACCGGGGTGACCCGCGCCCGGCGCACCGCCATTGTTCTGGGTGATCACTGGGGCATTCAAAACTGCGCCAAGCGATGCCAGGTGGACGACCGCCGGACCTTCCTGCCCCTGTTTCTGGACGCCGCCCAGCACGCGGATGCCGATTTCGCTCGTGTCGCGGAGGCCGAATGA